The Tumebacillus sp. BK434 genome segment CGGCCAACGCGTTTTTGCGCTTGATCGGCATCCGTCCGGCGTCTGACGCGGAGCTGGCGCATAATGAAGAGGAATTGCGGATGATCGTGACGCAAAGTCACGAGAGCGGTGTGATCGACGAAACTGAACGCACTCTGTTTGACAATATATTTGATTTCTCCAACCGCGTCGCCCGCGAGATCATGGTGCCGCGCACAGACATGAGCTGTCTGTATATCAACCGTCCGTTCAAGGACAACTTGGCAAAAGCGGACTCGGAGAAGCATACCCGCTTCCCGCTCGTCCTGGAAGATAAAGACAACATCGTGGGCATCGTCCACATCAAGGACCTCTATGCGGTGGCGCTGAGCGGCCGCGACGACATCTCGCTGGAGACGATCGCCCGCAAGCCGCTTACCGTGCCGGAGTCGATGCCGATCAAAGACGTGCTGAAGATCTTGCAGAAGAACCGCTCTGAGCTGGCGATCGTCATCGACGAATACGGCGGCACGGCGGGGATCGTGACCACCGAGGACATCCTCGAAGAGCTGGTCGGCGAGATCCAGGACGAATTTGACGAAGAGCGTCCGTTCATCGAAGAGCAGAGCGACCACGTGTCGATCGATGCGCGCATGCTGATCGACGAGGTCAACGAATACTTCCACCTCAACATCGAATCGGAAGAGGTGGACACGATCGGCGGCTTCATCTATGCGCAGTTCCAGACTCCGTTTGTCGGCGGGAAAGTCGCGGTCGACAACTATCAGTTTACGATCACGGAGATGGATTCGCTGCGCGTGACGAGGCTGGCCGTCCGCCGCTTACAAGCGGTGGAAGAAGAAGATCTGCAGCTTGCGTAACCTTCATCTGAATCGAACGAAAGCCTGAGCGTATGCTCAGGCTTTTTCTGTTGAACACTAGAGGGAAAGAAAAGGAGGGTCTGGATGAAAAAGGTACTGACGTCGCTGCTTGGCAAGTGGCTCCAAGGTCAAGGCATGAACACGCAGCGCGGCGAACAGGATGTGCCGGACGTTCCGTTTGGCAGCGACGGTCAGGAGAACATCCGCCGCGTGATGCAGGCGTTGGGGAATCCGCCCGATCTGATCAGCGAGTCTTTCCGTTTTCAGAATCTGACCTTTCGGATCCTCTATGTCAAAACGATGATCAACTTCGACTTCTTGCAGCGCGACCTGCTCGGACAACTGCAAAAGTTCTCTCACACCGGCCAGTTTGCGATGGGCCAGAAAAAAAGCACGGCACATCTGCAGGAAGCCTTGGCCTTACTGCTCGAAGGCTGGACGCTGGTCACCTTGCCCGGCCAAGACGGGTTCGTCTGCTTTAAGACGCAAGATGTGGTCGGCAGAAACGTCGGGCACGCGGAGAACCAATCGATCGTCATCGGGCCGCAAGAGGCGTTTAACGAGTCGCTGGAGTTAAACCTCTCCTTGATTCGCAAGCGGCTGAGAAGCGAGCAGCTGCGCATCGAAACGCACAAAATCGGTACGCTGACCCATACGACGGTCGCCTTGCTGTCGGTGGATGGCGTGGTCAACGAAAAGAACTTGCAGGAGATGCGGGAGCGGATCAAACTG includes the following:
- a CDS encoding hemolysin family protein encodes the protein MEDPFGGSTSVFDFLLIIVLVLLNGFFVAAEFAMVKVRSTRIEQLVLEGNKRAGFAQRITDKLDAYLSATQLGITISSLALGWVGERTLSKVFVLWFDGFGLSDAMLHTVSAIISFSIITFMHIVLGELAPKSLAIQRTEGTVLWTAGPLIFFYKLMFPFIWMLNGTANAFLRLIGIRPASDAELAHNEEELRMIVTQSHESGVIDETERTLFDNIFDFSNRVAREIMVPRTDMSCLYINRPFKDNLAKADSEKHTRFPLVLEDKDNIVGIVHIKDLYAVALSGRDDISLETIARKPLTVPESMPIKDVLKILQKNRSELAIVIDEYGGTAGIVTTEDILEELVGEIQDEFDEERPFIEEQSDHVSIDARMLIDEVNEYFHLNIESEEVDTIGGFIYAQFQTPFVGGKVAVDNYQFTITEMDSLRVTRLAVRRLQAVEEEDLQLA